CGTCTAACctacaattcttcttttttaagtcaCAGAGTACAATACTACAATGTAGAACTTTCTTATCACATGTTCACAGACCATATATATGTATGGtttgagtatgtatggtttgtgcacATGTTGGCAAGTAGGCCGCGACTTAATGATAAAAGGTTTTACAAAAACATTTCGTGAACTCTGTGTGCGGAACACTGATTGCAAAgtcaaaaaagaagaagagtagaATGTTTGTGTCAAGTCAAATGTTGGCAAGTAAGCCGCGTGGCGTGCCGCGTTCGGCGTCCCTTATTATTGATCTCACATGTTTAGTACAACTTTCTTTTAATTGTTATTTTATCTTTCTTTGATTTTTACTACGGTTTTTCCAtggtttttcttttcttttccatggtttttAGTTGAgattttttaatttgattgtcacaaaaatgtcaaaagtttttGTTCAGTCGTCAAACTTCATTACATTTGTGTTTGTGTTTGACTTGGTTTGACAGTTTGACGTTTGACTTTGGAACGTCAACGTTAACCGTTCGTTATCCAAAAAGATTAGTTTCCCGCTATTTTGATTActgtttgttttttttattaataagttGCAAACAATTTCAACgatattttttgaaagaaaaataagaagtcttgctttttacgaaaaaatagtttaaaatgaAGCCGCAGAAGAAAGTAATAGTTACAATAGCTTCCCAAAATCAGGTAATGCATTTTAATTTACAGGTTATGATCGAATTTTAAACTTATAAgtgtttatttttaggaaaatatTAGAGAGAGTAGACGGACATTTAAAGACCTGCAAAGAGATGCTTGTGATAAAGAAAATCTTATAGGAAGGCCAAGTCAGAAAGATTCTACAAGGTATGCATTTTTTGTTACTGAGATTCCAAATACCAAATGCTTTTGATGGTCCTACTATTCCCATAAGTATGGGCGTTGCTATGGATGATTTTGTATTTTAAACTGACGAGCCAGACTTAAAAACTCTATTTGTTGTTTCACCTGTAAGGAAAATAAAACAGTTTTAGCCTATGAATTGGACTCAACATTTTTTATTTGCAGTAGAACCCGGATTATCCGTGCTCCACGGGACCGCACGAATAATTGAAatgcacggataatccgaacatttatTTCTCACTGTAATACGTACATACTACATACACACATACATGGGCGTACATATCGATGGCAATAGTGCCTTTAGCACTATTTCTATCGAGTGCTCCCATATGGCGTCTGGTAGAATTTTTGTAGAGTGATTTAcagtgacgctattttgataaaacctcaaaagtGAGATTTGAAACCTCaaaagtgatggaaaatcatagCAAGGATAATCTGCACAGGGATAAttggggttctactgtacttaaataaaataatttttttattttaacctgagttttaagtaaaaaataagaTCTTCCTCTAATCCTTACAGCCTGATAATCTTTTCTAGTTACTACCAACATTTGTACAAATGTACAAAATAATAAGTGGCAGTGCTTTATACACTGCAGtataatttgcatatctcaaccggtttcaaagcaattaataaatcatcagtttgtaagaaaaattttaacagcccctatctcggaaacgaagcatttgcgttTTTAAAAcaaactgtcactattttttatgcagaattaacccttaaagtttgccatacttatttaaaaacacccactattgatgaaaaacatggctaattgttaaagtacctacctaacttttttatggtccaacataaccaaatgaatcaaaaaacagaatgttgataAAACATGACGCTATAATTGGTCTAAAATCAGTATTTTATAAActctagaatatttcacagggtgatgcaaactttgagaagaaaacacagtttgattcatacacccggtatacaatgaaaatgtaccgttttagcaacaatattattacagcgatattgttaaagaatagggctataacatgttaaaaagtcacttaaatcagccaacaggtttaggaaatttgagacatcaaaaatgatcaaatttttaagtgggccaaTTTCTATGCACTttagtttatatttatatttgttatattgGATCTGATTGATATCTAAAATGCTCATGTACTTTTTTCCTAGTGATTCCGGAAAGTTGGAGCCAGTAAAAAAGAAGCGCCAGATGTCAGATAAAAGTGTGCAAGTAGGAGAAGCACCTATAACTGCTGAGGACTTAACATCTGAAGAAGCTTCCGCTGATTATTGGAAAAAACTAGCTGAAACGAGAGAAAAATCTTTAGATGACAGTTTACACGAAATTGAGAAATTAAAGGATAATATATCTACGTTAAAAGAAGAGAATAGGATTTGTAAAGAAATGTTGGAAGAATCAAAGCACTTGGTGGAAGTATTACAGGTAAGAATTATTCATAGTAAATAAGGTCACCTGG
The window above is part of the Diabrotica virgifera virgifera chromosome 2, PGI_DIABVI_V3a genome. Proteins encoded here:
- the LOC126879926 gene encoding uncharacterized protein LOC126879926 — encoded protein: MKPQKKVIVTIASQNQENIRESRRTFKDLQRDACDKENLIGRPSQKDSTSDSGKLEPVKKKRQMSDKSVQVGEAPITAEDLTSEEASADYWKKLAETREKSLDDSLHEIEKLKDNISTLKEENRICKEMLEESKHLVEVLQEMLSEQDDPNVPDE